The following is a genomic window from Pedobacter sp. KBS0701.
TTATTAGATATTTTAATGTAATTTTCAATGGCCATCGTCATTGATGGAACGCCTGGGGTTGGCGCAGCAATATCCACTATCAAATCCATATCAGTACAAGCTTTACTGGTATTGGTTCCAAAAGCAGCAATCCGGGTGTTATTCTGTTTAAAATCGGGGAAATTTTTAAACAAAGACTGAATACTTGATGGGCTAAAAAACGCGATAACATCGTAGAATACTTCAGCTAAATCAGATAGATCACTTACTACGGTCCTAAATAAAACCGCAGGTGTAAAATTATACCCGCTTTTTTCCAAAAACTTCATTGTGTCTTCGGTAGCCATATCAGAGCAAGGGTATAAAAACTTTTCGTTTGCATGTTTCTTTAACACCTCTGCTAAGTCAGCTGCAGTTTGTTTACCGAAAAAGATCTTACGCTTTCTGTATTGGATATACTTCTGCAAATACAATGCAATGGTTTCAGAAAGACAGAAATATTTTAATTCTGCTGGCACCTCATAACGCATTTCTTCACAGATTCTAAAAAAATGATCTGCGGCATTACGGCTGGTAAAAATTACTGCCGTAAAATCGGCAAGGTTAATCTTATCCTTTCTAAAGTCTCTTGCGGGTACACCCTCAACATGAATAAAAGACCTGAAATCAACTTTTAAGTTGTGTTTTTTGGCCAAATCGTAGTAAGGAGATTTTTCTGTTTCAGGTTTTGGTAAAGTAACCAAAATACTTTTTACTTTGCGGATTCTAGAGTCGTTCTTTTCTTGCATTTTCCTTTTCCTGCTACAGTCCTATCGTTTTAATTAGTATTACGACGGGACATATTTCGAGGGCGCAAAAGTACAAAAATAAATGCATTTTAGAAAACTTATTATTAGAAAGTATCGTTATGCCTGCCCGCAAAAGCTGAAAAGTAAAAATGACACCTAACAACAAGAATGCCAACACGATATAAACTTCGCCATATTTAAGTGGTGATAGCGCAAAAGCAACCACTAAAGGAATAAATAGTAATGATGCATTGAAGTAGCTGAGGTATAAAATTGAGATGTATTCGCCCACCGGTTTCTGCACATTGAAGAGGTAGCCCAAAAAGCGTAAAAGAACCAGTTTTAACGCATAAAAAACAATTATAGTAATTGATATACTAAAGAAAAATTTAAACCCATCTTTCGCCTGATACATATCATTCCATTGGGCCACCAGAAAAAAGAACATCCCAAAAACAAAACCGAACTGCACAAAAAGTAACAAAAATGGCCATGAGCTAAAGAGGTTATCTTCTTTGTTAATATTATTCAAAATCCTGTTACTGAAAAATGATTGCACGATTGCAGATAGTTGTTTCGAAAAAGCATTTTTTAGAATCGCAAAAATGATAAGCATACCAAAAATAAATCCTAGCAAGCCTACGTTTCCCTTAGGGATTTTTGTACCCAACTGGTATGGATTAGCTTTTTTCTTTAAATGCTGGTATTTCTTGTGCCATGCCCATAAATCCAGCTTTGCAGAAAGATATTCCTTTTCAATAGTATCTAAAAGTGCACTTTTATTAATTAAACTATCAGGAAGTACCCAGGTATGGTGAATTAAAGAATCGGTATAAAATTTCTGCCTGGCCAACGTTGCCGAATCGGGGCGGTATCTTCGGTACCGGTATTGATTTACCACCGCGCTATCTGCCTGAAAGGGCAATTGATTTGCTGCCACAAAATCTGCAGACCATAAAAAGGCAAACAAAAAGAAAATAAATTTCGGCATGCTGTAAATCAAAACTTAAGGATGCAAAAGTAGTCGAATAATCATGGTTTACCTAAAGAAAATAAATGGATTGATGAAGAACTTATTTAGGAACAATGACTACACACCTAATAAGCATCTAAAAAGTAAAGCTATTACTTTACAAAAACAACAATAAAGTAAAGCTATTACTTTACTAAGAATTATTAATTTCATAGCTCCAATCGCCAACCATATATTTATGACAATAAAGAAAATTTAACTTCACTATCTTTGCATCAATGTCCGGTATCTATATCCATATTCCTTTCTGTAAAAAGGCTTGTCACTATTGCGATTTCCATTTCAGCACCTCATTAAAATATGCAGAAGAAATGGTGGAGGCCATCTGCAAGGAAATCAAAATAAAAAAAGACCGGATTAGCGGACAAGTCGGAAGTATTTATCTGGGTGGCGGCACCCCCTCTATTTTATCTCAGGCAGCTTTGCAAAAGATTTTCGATACCATTAACCATACTTTTTCGGTTGATGCAGATGCCGAAATCACCATTGAAACCAATCCCGATGATTTAACCGCGCAGAAGTTAAAAGAACTGAAACAATTGCCTGTTAACCGCTTTAGCGTGGGTATACAATCTTTTTATGATGAAGACCTGATCTGGATGAACAGGGCACACCAGGCCAGAGAAGCTGAAGATTGCATCAGGAGAAGTCAGGATGCCGGTTTTGAAAACTTAACACTTGATCTGATTTACGGATATCCTTTATTAACGGATCAAAAATGGCTGAACAATATCCAAAAGGCAATTGAGCTTGAGGTTCCTCATATTTCGGCTTACGCACTCACGGTAGAACCTCGGACAGCTTTAGCTCATGCCATAAAAAGCAAAAAACAAACACCCGTAAACGATAACCAAAGTGCTGCCCAATTTCTCATTTTAATGGAGCAACTGGTTGATGCCGGATTTGAACACTATGAAATTTCAAATTTTGCTAAACCAGGCCATTATGCCGTGCACAATACCAATTATTGGAAGGGTATAGATTACATTGGCATCGGTCCGTCGGCACATGGTTTTAATGGCCAAAACAGGTTCATGAACCCAGCGAATAATGCCTTGTACATGGAAACTTTAGGGCATAATAAGCTCCCGGAAATGGTTGAAGAACTGAGTTTGAACGATAGATTTAACGAATATGTAATGACCTCGTTAAGAACGATGTGGGGAACTGATTTACAGAAAATAAATACTGATTTTGGGAAAGATTTTTTAGAGGAAACAAAATACAACCTTAAAAATTTTGAGGATAAAGATTGGCTGATCATTGATGGCGACAAACTCAGGTTAAGCCAGAATGGAAAATTATTTGCCGATCATATTGCTTCGGAATTATTCATTGTAGGGAATGAATGAGTGAATTGAGAAGGATTGAATTAGAGAATGACGGATTTAGCGATCAAAACAACATTCACTCATTCAAAACTCAATCATTCAATAATTAATTAAAATATATATGTCAAAAATTGTATGGATTACAGGCGCATCGTCAGGTATTGGCGAGGCCCTGGTATATGAATATTTTAAAGGAGGTGAAAAGCTGATTATTTCGGGGAGAAACCGCGATGAATTGTTCCGCGTTAAAGGGAACTGCCAAAATTCTTTTAATGTGCATGTTTTACCATTCGATTTAAGCGAAACCGAAACACTGGAAAATAAAGCCGCTGATGCCATACGTATTTTTGGAAAAATAGACTTACTGATCAATAGTGGAGGTGTGAGCCAGCGGAGTTTAGCCTTAGAAACCAATCTGCAAACGGAACAACAGATTATGGACACCAATTTTTGGGGAACAGTGGTGTTGAGTAAAGCAGTTTTACCCTTGATGATCTCCAATGGTGGTGGGCAAATTGCCCTAATCAGCAGTTTGGTTGGAAAATTCGGCACGAAGTTCCGTTCTACTTATGCCGCTTCTAAACATGCACTACATGGTTATTTCGACTCCCTCCGATCAGAAGTTTATGACAAAAACATCGATATTACCATTATCTGTCCTGGATTCATTAAAACCAATGTAACTTATAATGCACTCACTGCAGACGGAAAGCCATTAAATATCATGGGCGAAGCACATGAAAATGCGATGACACCTGCCGATTGCGCCAAACAGATTGTACAAGCCATCCGTAATAAAAAAGAAGAAGTTTATATTGGTGGAAAGGAAACAAAAGCAGTACTATTGAAGCGTTTTTTCCCCAAGATTTTTTCTAAAAAGGTGAGGACAGCGAAGGTGAATTAGACTGTCGTTTTGCGGTTGGCGTTAAGCGTGACCAGCGATTTCACAGTGGCTTGTGGATCTGTCAAATCGTGAGTCCTGGCAAGAGCAGCCCCCTGTTAAACAAACCCGGATTGAAGCGGTTTCGATTCTTCATCGAAAGTAGTAAAAAGCGGGACTGTAATTTCCGAAGAACCACTACAGTACCTTTTCAAAATCAAAAAAAACAAAAATTAATCAACTAATAATCAATTCATTAAATAATAAATTTTATTTCTAAAAACCAAGTATCTGTAGGCCGTCGTAAATGGAATCAAATAACAGAAACTTAATAATTAGAAATAATGAAAAATTTAATCTTATCAGTATTTGCCGTAATTACAATGGCATTCACAACTCAAGTTTATGCTCAAAAAAACCCAATGGTTGGTGGGGCAGCAATGTATGCAACTAAAGATATTGTAGACAATGCAGTAAATTCAAAAGACCACACCACCTTGGTGGCAGCAGTTAAAGCAGCAGGTTTGGTAGAAACTTTAAAAGGCGCCGGACCTTTCACCGTTTTCGCTCCAACCAATGCAGCTTTTGACAAACTTCCTGCCGGAACTGTAGATAATTTGGTTAAACCAGAAAACAAAGCAACCCTTACCAAAATTTTAACTTACCATGTTGTTGCCGGTAAAATGGATAGCAAGGCAATCGCAAAAGCAATTAAAGCTGGTGGTGGCAAAGCAGAATTAACTACAGTAGAGGGTGGTAAACTTTGGGCCTGGATGGAAGGTAAAAAATTGGTTTTAAAAGATGAAAAAGGCGGAATGAGCACTGTAACTATAGCAGATGTTAATCAAAAAAATGGTGTAATCCATGTGGTTGATACCGTTTTAATGCCTAAATAAGCTATCATTATCCTTATGTCTAAACTAAACGTTCTGGCTTTTGCCGGAACGTTTTGGTTTTAACTAGTTTTTTTAACACTTCCCTTAATTCATACCATCTGACTTTTTTTGATGAATTGTCAGTTTTTTTTAAAGTTTTTCCATTTCTGATACTTCCTGTTTTTAACTATTTAATTTTGCTGCATTAATAGTTATTTAACATGAAATTCAATTTATCTCCGATAGATGTAGTTGAAAACATATCTAAATCAGATTTCGAGCTAAACTACCTCAAGCCACGCAGACCCTTGGTAATTAAAAATATGGCAAAGAAATGGCCGGCTTACCAAAAGTGGACAATGGATTACATGAAAGATATTGTTGGAGATAAAACTGTTCCTCTTTACGACAGTTCGAAGGCTGATCCTTCTAAACCGATCAATGCATCGGCAGCAGAAATGAAATTTGGTGATTATATTGATCTGATTAAGAAAACACCAACAGACCTGCGCATATTTTTGTTCGACCCGATAAAGTTTGCACCGAAATTACTGGAAGATTATATTGCCCCAAAAGAGTTGATGGGCGGCTTTTTAGATAGTTATCCGAATATGTTTTTTGGTGGAAAGGGCTCTGTTACCTTCTTGCATTACGATATCGACCTGGCACACATTTTCCATACTCACTTTAACGGGAGGAAACATGTCATCCTGTTTGATTATAAATGGAAAGAGCGGTTATACCAGATTCCTTATGCCACTTATGCGCTTGAAGATTATGATGTAGAAAACCCTGATTTCGAAAAATTTCCGGCATTAAAAGGCGTTAAGGGAGTAGAAGCTTTTCTAGAACATGGCGATACCTTATTTATGCCTACCGGTTACTGGCACTGGATGAAATACCTTGATGGCTCCTTCTCCATCAGCCTGAGGGCGTGGGATAAAAGCTGGGCAGTAAAAGCAAAAAGCTTGTATAACTTAACTTTACAGCGTAAATTTGACGACTTTATGAAGGCAAACTACCGTGAAAAATACATGCACTGGAAAGAAGAACTCGCCATTAAAAGGGCAAGTAAAGCGTTGGAAAAAAATTTACCGAGATAACAATGAGAGCATGAATAAGTGATTGAATGATAAAATGAGTAGTGCTAGCCTTATGCCCATTCACTAAATCAAAAGTCACCAATTTACTATTCAATCATTCTCTCATTCAACATTCAATCATTAAAATACATGCATCCTAACATTATAAAAATACAAGAAAGTATTACTTCCCTTAAACAGGAAATTATTAACCACAAGGTTTATTCGGCCATTAGCGAACTGGAAGATCTGCGCGTTTTTATGGAACACCATATTTTCGCGGTTTGGGATTTTATGTCGCTGCTTAAGGCTTTACAGATTAACCTGACTTGCACCAGTTTGCCCTGGTTCCCGGTTGGTGATCCGGTTACCAGGCAGCTGATCAACGAAATTGTTGCCGGAGAAGAATCGGATGTGGATGCTGATGGCGCGATTAAAAGCCATTTCGAACTGTATTTAGACGCGATGGATCAATGCGGAGCAAATACAAAACCCATTAATGATTTTTTAAACGCCTTAAAAAACGGTAAAAGTTTTAATGAAGCATTTGACATGGCAAATGTTCCTGCTGCCGCCAAAGATTTCGTGAATGCAACATTCGAAACCATCAACAGCGGTAAAACACACTTACAGGCAGCCAGTTTTACCTTCGGTCGGGAGGATCTGATCCCGAATATGTTTTACAGCATGGTAAATGATTTGAACAGTACCCAGGCCGATAAAGTATCGGTTTTTAAATATTACCTGGAGCGACACATCGAGGTAGATGGCGATCACCACAGCCATTTGGCACTTTCTATGACGGAAAAACTCTGCGAAAAAGAGGAAGCATTTTGGGCTGAGGCTGAAGAAACTACAAAACAGGCCTTACAAAAAAGGATCGACCTTTGGGATGCCGCTTATGCAGAAATTATTAAAAATAAAGTTGAAGCGCAATTATTAAATTGTTAAGTATTTGCTAATTTAGATTACGTGATTTTAGTCACATTTACCTGTTAACATCAATTTTGTAAAATAAAATTTACACATTTGTTGTTCGGCACAAATAACCGATTTAAGCGCATGAGTTTCATTTTAAAACCTGTTGATATTGTTGAGAATATCACTCCTGAAGATTTTAAGAAAAATTATTTGAAAACTAAACGTCCGTTAGTAATCAGGGGCCTGACCAAAGATTGGCCTGCAAGAGAAAAATGGACCACTGAATATTTAAAAGAAATTGGCGGCGAATTAGAGGTTCCACTTTACGATAACTCGAAAGCTGATCCGTCAAAACCCATCAATGCGGCCACTGCACACATGAAATTTGGCGATTACCTTGACCTGATCAAACGTGAGCCGACTGAATTGAGGATTTTCTTTTTCAACCTGTTTAAAAAAGTGCCTAGTTTAATCAATGATGTAAAAATCCCGAAAGATTTAATGGGCGGTTTTATTGAAAGTATGCCCGCCATGTTTTTTGGTGGTTCTAATTCGGTAACCTTTTTGCACTACGATATCGATTTGCCACACATTTTCCATACCCACTTTGGTGGCAGAAAACACATTGTTTTATTTGATAATAAATGGAAAGATAGATTGTACTGCCTGCCAAATGCAACTTATGCTTTGGAAGATTATGATGTTGCCAACCCTGATTTCGAAAAATTCCCTGCGTTAAACGGTGTTGAGGGTTATGAAGTTTTCTTAGAGCATGGCGATACCCTATTTATGCCTACAGGTATGTGGCACTGGATGAAATACCTGGATGGTTCATTCTCTTTAAGCCTAAGGGCATGGGACCAATCAATTACCCGAAAGGTAGCCAGTGTTTGGAGTTTATTTACCCATGGTGCCATTGATAGTTTGATTAAAATGACTTTCAAAGAAAAATATGCTAACTGGAGAGAGAAAAAAGCAGTAAAAATTGCTGAAAGAGCTTTAGCCAAAGGCAGACCATAAAACTTAAAAAAAATTAAACTACAACGGGGCATCGGTAACGATAGTCCCGTTTTTTGTTATTATTGTGAATACATTTAGTGCAGATTAAAAAATCAGATCATCAATGGATATCAATACTCTTACGGAAAAACAAAAAATGCTTGCTGGCAAAGCTTATCAGGCTGGAGGCGAAGAACTATCAAAGGAAAGATTAAAAGCCCGTGAAATCGTTTATGAGTTTAATAACCTGGCACCCAAATTTATCAAGCAGCGAAAAGAATTACTAAAAAGATTGTTCGGAAAAACAGAAAGAATGTTCTACGTTGAGCCTCCCTTTAGATGTGATTATGGCTATAACATCGAAATTGGAGATAATTTTTATGCGAACTTTAACCTCGTTATTTTAGACTGCGCAAAAGTAAGCATCGGAAATAGTGTTTTTATCGCACCGAATGTAGCCATTTATACTGCCGGACATCCAATGCATGCGCATTTAAGAGATCAGGAATACGAATGGGCGCAGGAAGTGACCATAGGCAATAGTGTATGGATCGGTGGAAATGTAGTGATTAACCCTGGCGTAAAAATCGGATCAAATGTGGTTATCGGATCTGGTAGCGTAGTTACGAGGGATATTCCGGATAACGTTTTTGCTGCAGGAAACCCATGCAGGGTAATCCGTGAGTTAACAGATGCGGATAAGGATTATTATTATAAGGATTTTAAGTTGGGCGAATAAATTCATCATCTCCTAACTTAAGAGACCTTAATAAAAAACGGCGTCATCTCGACTGGAACGCAGTGGAGTGGAGAGATCCATCTAAACAGATTTAGCTTCGCTGAGCCTTCCGGTTCTCGACTTCGTTACCGATGATGTAACCTGTTAAACAGGTAAGCATACTATAAGTAAAAAAGTAGATACTTAAATCGGTACATGATGCACTCCGCTTAAAATGAATTCATTTAAATAGCTGAAATTTTAGGTGTTTTTTACCATATAAGACATTTAAGGTCATATGAGATTACATGTTCTTATATGATCTTAAATGGTAAATTTTGCGCACAGCCCTGCAAAAGGAATTTAACAACTTAGATGTTCTCAGATGCCAGAGATGATTAATTAAATAAAGGAGCCTTTATTTTTATGACCACCTAAGCAACCTTAGTTCACCTGAGTCTTGCCATGTGCACAGTATAAATCTAATAGTATGCAGCAGGCACTAAACGTCACCCTCATTTTTCAGGTAAAGGCTCTGATTATTACTCCAATGATGACACGAGGGGAACTTCGTTACCGAGACAACTTTATCTCCCTCATCCATTTCCCATCCCACATCTTCCATTCCTAGCTGCTATGATCAACGATCACCTTCCATTCCCCCTTAATTTTTTTGATTAAAAGCGTAAAATACCCTTTTAACTCATCTTTTTCGCGTTTTACATTCCAACTGCCTAATACAAATGCCAGATCGGGTTTCAAAAATTCGACCTTTTTTATTCCAAACACCAAAAAGCCCATAGCAGATTTATCCGGGTAGCCTTTTTTATAATTATCCAACGTTTTTTGCCATCCGTAGGTTGGTCCGGTTTTACCCACAAAAAGTAAACTATCCGATTTTTCATATCCCTGCATAAAAGCTTCAACATCACCTTTGTTCCAGTCGGTACGTTGCTTCTCCAGCAAATTAAGTATGACCTGTTTATCTTTCTCATTTTGAGCAAAAGCGCTGAAGGAAGCTAAAAACAATGCAATTACAAGTATTTTTTTCATGGTTAATTGAGTTGAGGTAAAAATTAAAGATATGAAACAAATTATTTTGTTCAATGCGTAAAAATTCTTTATTTACGTATCTATAAATCTTCTATGCAAAATAAAGTAATCACGATTGGCGAAATACTCTGGGATGTTTTTCCAGAAGGCAAAAAAGCTGGCGGCTCGAGCATGAACGTTGCGCTTAATTTACACAAACAAGGGATAGAGAGCCGCTTTATTAGTGCCATAGGCAATGATGAAAACGGCAAAGAGCTATTCAATTTTCTAGCCAGCAATCATTTTGCAACAGATTTGATCCAAGTTAACGATGAATTACCAACCAGTACAGTTGTAGTACAACTGGATGAAAATCATCAGGCTACTTATACCATTAAACAACCCGTAGCATGGGATGAGATCAAAATCACCGAGGAAAACACATCAGCTGTAAAACAAGCAGATGCATTAGTATATTGTAGTTTAACCTGCAGGGATGAAAAATCTAAAAAAACCATTCTGGCACTTTTAGAAAATGCCAAAACTAAAATATTCGACATCAATCTCCGCGCTCCTTTTTATTCAAAGGAATTAATTAGAGAGCTTTTGACAAAAGCAGATATCCTTAAAATAAACGAAGATGAAATTCTTTGGGTAAAAGAATCATTTGGTTTAACGGGCAATACTGATGAACAGTTACTAAAACAGCTTTCGAGTCAGTTCAATATAGAAATCATTTGCCTGACATTAGGTGATAAGGGTGCCTGTGTTTTAAAAGAAGGCAAATTATTTAAACATACCGGTTACAAAGTTCAGGTTGCGGATACCGTTGGTGCGGGTGATGCTTTTTTAGCCACATTTATTGCCTGCTACCTGCAAGGTTACCCCATGGAAACCACTTTGGATAATGCCTGTAAGGTAGGTGCTTTTGTAGCCTCACAACCGGGTGCAAATCCTGATTATAATAAAAAGATTTACCATATAGCGCTGGGTTAAGCTTTTATAAGACCTTATAGGTTTTTGAAACCTATAAGGTCTGTTAGATTTATTTTTTAAACGGTGGGTTTTACGTTAGGGATTGTAAGGGTTCAGTGCCGGTTCTTCAGCGGTACCGAAGCGAAGCGTAGCCCTGAAAAGCCAGACCCTTGCGCAGCTTGGGGAACGCCCTAATCAGTTGGCTGTTTTCAGTTTTCAGTTTCCAATTTAACCATGCTTTGGTCTTTCCGTTTTTACGTTTCTTCTTCCCTCCAAATATGACACCGCGCTTAAATTTATGCAAAACGAAACTTTTATCTTCGATAAATCGTTAATACAAGCACATGAGAGGTTTTCGTTTTTCTGATTATAAGCCGGGCGATGCGCCAAAGGGTGGGTTTGATGAGTTGCTGAAATTATTTAGCGAACTGCTGAATTATACAGCCGGAGACGCGGCAGAAGCTTTAAGCTGGCTGAACGAGCTCGATAAACAATATAAATTAACCAATAATGATTATGGTATCGGTAATTTTATCGACGACCTGAAGGATAAGGGTTACCTTACTGAAGACAATCAATCGGGAGAGTTTAAGATTACGGCCAAAACGGAACAGACCATCCGCAAATCTGCATTGGATGAAATTTTCGGGAAACTGAAAAAATCTGGACGTGGTAACCACAACAGTAACCAATCGGGTATTGGCGAAGAGAAAAATGCCGACAGACGGGAATATAACTTCGGCGACAGTTTAGATCAGATCGACATGACTGCTTCTATCCAAAATGCACAGATTAATCACGGAATTGGCGATTTCACTTTAACAGACCGCGATTTGGAAGTAGAGGAAAAGGATTTTAAAACCTTAACATCTACGGTATTGATGATCGACATTTCGCATTCGATGATATTATATGGCGAAGACCGCATTACCCCGGCCAAAAAAGTTGCCATGGCACTTGCTGAACTGATTAAAACGAAGTATCCTAAAGATACTTTAGATATTGTTGTTTTTGGAAATGATGCCTGGCCCATCAGCGTGAAAGATTTGCCTTATTTACAGGTTGGCCCTTACCACACCAATACCTATGCAGGTTTGGAACTTGCTGCCGATTTGCTCCGCCGCAGGAAAACCCATAATAAACAGATTTTCATGATTACAGATGGGAAACCAACCTGCTTAAAGGAAAATGGCAAATACTATAAAAACAGTATGGGTTTGGATAGAAAGGTGATTAACAAAACCTTAAATATGGCGGCCCAATGTAAACGTTTAAAAATCCCAATTACCACCTTTATGATTGCGAAGGATCCCTATTTACAGCAATTTGTCCGTCAATTTACAGAAATTAATGGCGGCAGGGCTTTTTACAGCTCTTTAAACGGCTTAGGTGAATACATTTTTGAAGATTACATTAAGAATAGACGTAAGACAGTTAAATAAGGTAGAGGGTAAAAAGGTGGAAGGTTTAGGACCAAAGCCAAAAAGATCTACTAAACAAATCTTAGAAATATTTAAAACAGGCAAGGATTTAGCGATTGATGTTGCATACTGAAACCCCAAGACTTAAACCTCAAACCCATTTAAAAAAGATGCAAAATACTACATTAGGAGAGTTAAAAACCACAGGATATAAATCAAGATCGGTAAAAGAAGAACTCAGAGAAAATCTGATTAAAGTGCTGCGCGATAAAAAAACCGAATTTGAGGGCATTATCGGCTACGATGAAACGGTTATTCCAGAATTACAGACCGCAATTTTATCACGTCACAATATTTTACTTTTAGGTTTACGCGGACAGGCAAAAACACGTATTGCCCGTTTAATGGTCAATTTATTGGATGAATATGTGCCTTATGTTGCCGGAAGCGAGATTTTTGATGATCCGTTAAATCCAATTTCGTGGTACGCCAAAAATGAAATTGCCACCAAAGGTGATGATACCGAAATTGCCTGGCTGCACCGCAGTGAAAGGTATACCGAAAAACTGGCCACACCAGATGTTACCGTTGCTGATTTAATTGGCGATGTTGACCCGATTAAGGCCGCTACTTTAAAGTTAACCTATAATGATGAACGTGTAATCCATTTTGGTTTAATTCCACGCGCGCACCGCAGCATTTTCGTCATTAACGAATTACCCGATTTACAGGCCCGTATCCAGGTCGCGCTGTTTAACATGTTGCAGGAAAAAGATATACAGATCCGTGGTTTCAAATTGCGTTTACCTTTAGATATCCAGTTTCTATTTACCGCAAACCCGGAAGATTACACCAACCGTGGAAGCATTGTTACGCCATTGAAAGATAGGATCGAAAGTCAGATCTTGACTCACTACCCAAAAAGCATCGAGATTTCGCGTAAAATTACTTTTCAGGAAGCTAAGCTTACAGCAGAACAAAAAGCCAATATTGAAGCTGATGGTTTGGTGAAAGACCTGGTTGAACAAATTGCTTTCGAGGCTCGCAAAAGTGAATATATCGACCAGAAATCGGGTGTATCAGCAAGATTAACCATTTCGGCATACGAGAATTTAATCAGCACAGCTGAACGCAGAATGTTAATATCTGGTGAAAAAAATACAGTTGTTCGTTTGGCAGATTTGGCAGGAATTATCCCAGCGATAACGGGTAAAATAGAATTGGTTTACGAAGGCGAATTGGAAGGACCTGCGCATGTGGCCACCACCTTAATTGGCAAGGCAGTTAAAACTTTGTTTGCACGCTATTTCCCTGACCCTGAAAAAGCAAAAAAAACCAAAACAGCCAATCCTTACACCGAAGTAACCGAATGGTTTACCGAAGGCCATAATGTTGATGTTACGGATACCTTGAGCAATACACAATACAAAAAAGCATTGATGTTGGTACCAGGCTTGTATGATCTGGTAAAGAAATTCCATCCTAAACTGAGCGAAAACCAAACCTTGCTCTTAATGGAATTTGTATTACATGGTTTAGCCGAATATTCACAACTGAGCAAAAACTTTTTAAATGGTGGCTTCGGCTTTTCTGATATGTTTGGCAGCTTATTTAATGCCGAATTTGACGAGGAAGAGGATGAAGACGATTTCAGGTAAAAGCAAATGAATAAGGGATTAAATTAAAATGGAGTTTAACGGATATCTTTTATCGTTAAGATTGAATCAGGAGAATCT
Proteins encoded in this region:
- a CDS encoding cupin-like domain-containing protein — encoded protein: MSFILKPVDIVENITPEDFKKNYLKTKRPLVIRGLTKDWPAREKWTTEYLKEIGGELEVPLYDNSKADPSKPINAATAHMKFGDYLDLIKREPTELRIFFFNLFKKVPSLINDVKIPKDLMGGFIESMPAMFFGGSNSVTFLHYDIDLPHIFHTHFGGRKHIVLFDNKWKDRLYCLPNATYALEDYDVANPDFEKFPALNGVEGYEVFLEHGDTLFMPTGMWHWMKYLDGSFSLSLRAWDQSITRKVASVWSLFTHGAIDSLIKMTFKEKYANWREKKAVKIAERALAKGRP
- a CDS encoding sugar O-acetyltransferase; the protein is MDINTLTEKQKMLAGKAYQAGGEELSKERLKAREIVYEFNNLAPKFIKQRKELLKRLFGKTERMFYVEPPFRCDYGYNIEIGDNFYANFNLVILDCAKVSIGNSVFIAPNVAIYTAGHPMHAHLRDQEYEWAQEVTIGNSVWIGGNVVINPGVKIGSNVVIGSGSVVTRDIPDNVFAAGNPCRVIRELTDADKDYYYKDFKLGE
- a CDS encoding DUF4440 domain-containing protein; amino-acid sequence: MKKILVIALFLASFSAFAQNEKDKQVILNLLEKQRTDWNKGDVEAFMQGYEKSDSLLFVGKTGPTYGWQKTLDNYKKGYPDKSAMGFLVFGIKKVEFLKPDLAFVLGSWNVKREKDELKGYFTLLIKKIKGEWKVIVDHSS
- a CDS encoding carbohydrate kinase family protein; the protein is MQNKVITIGEILWDVFPEGKKAGGSSMNVALNLHKQGIESRFISAIGNDENGKELFNFLASNHFATDLIQVNDELPTSTVVVQLDENHQATYTIKQPVAWDEIKITEENTSAVKQADALVYCSLTCRDEKSKKTILALLENAKTKIFDINLRAPFYSKELIRELLTKADILKINEDEILWVKESFGLTGNTDEQLLKQLSSQFNIEIICLTLGDKGACVLKEGKLFKHTGYKVQVADTVGAGDAFLATFIACYLQGYPMETTLDNACKVGAFVASQPGANPDYNKKIYHIALG
- a CDS encoding VWA domain-containing protein, whose product is MRGFRFSDYKPGDAPKGGFDELLKLFSELLNYTAGDAAEALSWLNELDKQYKLTNNDYGIGNFIDDLKDKGYLTEDNQSGEFKITAKTEQTIRKSALDEIFGKLKKSGRGNHNSNQSGIGEEKNADRREYNFGDSLDQIDMTASIQNAQINHGIGDFTLTDRDLEVEEKDFKTLTSTVLMIDISHSMILYGEDRITPAKKVAMALAELIKTKYPKDTLDIVVFGNDAWPISVKDLPYLQVGPYHTNTYAGLELAADLLRRRKTHNKQIFMITDGKPTCLKENGKYYKNSMGLDRKVINKTLNMAAQCKRLKIPITTFMIAKDPYLQQFVRQFTEINGGRAFYSSLNGLGEYIFEDYIKNRRKTVK
- a CDS encoding magnesium chelatase, with the protein product MQNTTLGELKTTGYKSRSVKEELRENLIKVLRDKKTEFEGIIGYDETVIPELQTAILSRHNILLLGLRGQAKTRIARLMVNLLDEYVPYVAGSEIFDDPLNPISWYAKNEIATKGDDTEIAWLHRSERYTEKLATPDVTVADLIGDVDPIKAATLKLTYNDERVIHFGLIPRAHRSIFVINELPDLQARIQVALFNMLQEKDIQIRGFKLRLPLDIQFLFTANPEDYTNRGSIVTPLKDRIESQILTHYPKSIEISRKITFQEAKLTAEQKANIEADGLVKDLVEQIAFEARKSEYIDQKSGVSARLTISAYENLISTAERRMLISGEKNTVVRLADLAGIIPAITGKIELVYEGELEGPAHVATTLIGKAVKTLFARYFPDPEKAKKTKTANPYTEVTEWFTEGHNVDVTDTLSNTQYKKALMLVPGLYDLVKKFHPKLSENQTLLLMEFVLHGLAEYSQLSKNFLNGGFGFSDMFGSLFNAEFDEEEDEDDFR